A genome region from Thermococcus onnurineus NA1 includes the following:
- a CDS encoding S8 family serine peptidase, protein MKGWKAAVVALFLVGLIAGTAAAVPTKPIAVSPVQEKNYGLLTPGLFKKIQGMNWNQDISTVIMFNSPADRDRAVQILEIMGAEIKYSYKIIPAVAVKIKVKDLLLVAGMIDSGFFGNSRLSGVRFIQEDYKVQAADSTSVAQIQADAVWNLGYDGTGIVVAVIDTGIDANHPDLQGKVIAWYDAVNGKTTPYDDNGHGTHVAGIVAGTGAASNGQYIGVAPGAKLVGVKVLAADGSGSISDIIAGVDWVVQNKDAYGIKVINLSLGSSQSSDGTDSLSQAVNAAWDAGLVVCVAAGNSGPNTYTVGSPAAASKVITVGAVDSTDTIASFSSRGPTADGRLKPEVVAPGVDIIAPRAAGTSMGTPIDTYYTKASGTSMATPHVAGVAALLLQAHPDWTNSKIKTALIETADIVAPAEIADIAYGAGRVNVYKAINYDNYAKLVFTGSVADKGSVSHTFDISGATFVTATLYWDNSASDIDLYLYDPNGNQVDYSYTSYYGFEKVGYYNPTAGTWTVKVVSYSGAANYQVDVVSDGTLSQSTGTTPTPTPTPTPTTDSQTFTGYVHDWYDKSDSFTMTVNSGATKIAGDLTFDTSLHDLDLYLYDPNGNLVDRSETSTSYEHVEYLNPAPGTWKFIVYAYNTYGWASYQLDVVVYYG, encoded by the coding sequence ATGAAAGGTTGGAAAGCAGCTGTGGTTGCACTCTTTCTTGTTGGTCTAATTGCCGGGACTGCAGCAGCTGTGCCAACAAAGCCAATCGCAGTGAGCCCGGTACAGGAAAAGAACTATGGACTCTTGACTCCGGGACTCTTCAAGAAGATCCAGGGTATGAACTGGAACCAAGATATTAGCACCGTCATAATGTTCAACAGCCCAGCTGACCGCGATAGGGCAGTGCAGATTCTCGAGATAATGGGCGCTGAGATTAAGTACAGCTACAAGATTATACCCGCGGTTGCAGTTAAAATAAAGGTCAAGGATCTCCTTCTCGTTGCGGGAATGATCGACTCAGGCTTCTTTGGAAACAGCAGGCTGTCCGGTGTGAGGTTTATCCAGGAGGACTACAAGGTTCAGGCCGCTGACTCAACGTCAGTTGCTCAGATTCAGGCCGATGCCGTATGGAATCTCGGTTACGATGGCACTGGAATAGTCGTTGCGGTTATCGATACCGGTATCGACGCCAACCACCCTGACCTCCAGGGTAAAGTCATCGCTTGGTACGATGCCGTGAACGGAAAGACCACCCCGTACGATGACAACGGTCATGGAACCCACGTTGCTGGTATTGTCGCAGGAACAGGTGCCGCGAGCAACGGCCAGTACATCGGTGTCGCTCCGGGCGCCAAGCTCGTCGGCGTCAAGGTTCTTGCCGCCGACGGTTCTGGAAGCATATCAGACATTATAGCCGGTGTTGACTGGGTAGTCCAGAACAAGGACGCTTATGGAATTAAGGTCATCAACCTCTCCCTCGGTTCAAGTCAGAGCTCCGATGGTACTGATTCACTCAGCCAGGCGGTCAACGCCGCTTGGGATGCGGGCCTTGTTGTCTGTGTCGCAGCTGGAAACAGCGGTCCTAACACCTACACCGTCGGTTCTCCAGCTGCTGCCAGTAAGGTCATAACCGTGGGTGCCGTTGATAGCACCGACACTATAGCTAGCTTCTCAAGCAGGGGTCCGACCGCCGACGGCAGGCTTAAGCCGGAGGTTGTCGCTCCGGGTGTTGACATCATTGCCCCGAGGGCCGCCGGAACCAGCATGGGAACCCCGATTGACACCTACTACACCAAGGCCTCCGGAACCAGCATGGCCACCCCGCACGTCGCTGGAGTTGCCGCCTTGCTCCTCCAGGCTCACCCGGACTGGACCAACAGCAAGATCAAGACTGCCCTCATTGAGACCGCCGACATAGTGGCCCCAGCTGAAATAGCCGATATCGCATACGGTGCAGGTAGGGTCAATGTCTACAAGGCCATCAACTACGACAACTACGCCAAGCTTGTCTTCACCGGCTCCGTCGCGGATAAGGGAAGCGTCAGTCACACCTTCGACATAAGCGGCGCGACTTTCGTCACCGCTACCCTTTACTGGGACAACAGCGCCAGTGACATTGACCTCTATCTCTACGACCCGAACGGCAACCAGGTCGACTACTCCTACACCTCCTACTACGGATTCGAGAAGGTTGGTTATTACAACCCGACCGCTGGAACCTGGACGGTTAAGGTTGTCAGCTACAGCGGTGCCGCCAACTACCAGGTCGACGTCGTCAGTGATGGAACTCTCAGCCAGTCTACCGGAACCACTCCGACGCCCACTCCTACCCCAACTCCCACCACCGACAGCCAGACCTTCACTGGCTATGTCCACGACTGGTACGACAAGAGCGACAGCTTCACCATGACCGTCAACAGCGGAGCTACCAAGATAGCCGGTGACCTCACCTTCGACACTTCACTCCACGACCTTGACCTCTATCTCTACGATCCGAACGGCAACCTCGTCGACCGCTCCGAGACCTCCACCAGCTACGAGCACGTCGAGTACCTTAACCCGGCTCCTGGAACATGGAAGTTCATAGTCTACGCCTACAACACCTACGGCTGGGCCAGCTACCAGCTTGACGTCGTTGTCTACTACGGTTGA
- a CDS encoding prenyltransferase/squalene oxidase repeat-containing protein gives MRKVLAAVFFVMIILSSVPLANAKIEPYVYKPTVPDTAFSVLALYETGDYAKVLEGCEWLMMLRTPFDSWGFAYGEDHEAKYTAMAILALIRGERIASGRYNTTINSAAYWLIYKQNPDGSWQDYTDTALALIALREFLNSGYLNEKLPGFRKQVQEAIDRAQGWLMAAQPKNDVERVFGYMALGKKEDLKKMEVDGELAAYRAFALAYMGERIELTEDFQSTVAIAMALYATGSEKYREELLKKEHFGFWGVLHYRVLDLLSASKISGFEDLKPIACPYIDKITPNDDWEKVILADYYIACGKKPELPTNYSALLPWQIAEVARVKALLSEDYEDAVSYLLKISKDGIWKDFYNTEYVVWVLKNLGVNYDYARSLEYLQENLTWMLETKDSKTGNPIYYNTPTYYFAYAAIVFKEFGLERPLNESLSILAERQYPNGGWPYTQGSVVGLTSTTRVLWALQEAGLTDTPMYEKGVQFLRTILYVDIPEPEESGNAVKLANATFLLVRNGLYIGNSTNSADVSSLDGYVVIYPSQSPLMINAYEVNGFIASEPAPSKRMAYIYIIAGAVLITLAVVVSRSWKKRNKR, from the coding sequence ATGAGAAAAGTTCTCGCAGCAGTGTTCTTTGTTATGATCATCTTATCATCTGTTCCTCTCGCAAACGCTAAAATCGAGCCCTACGTATACAAGCCGACCGTCCCTGACACGGCCTTTTCAGTTCTTGCCCTCTATGAAACTGGTGACTATGCGAAGGTTCTCGAGGGCTGCGAGTGGCTGATGATGCTCAGGACACCTTTTGACTCATGGGGGTTCGCATACGGCGAAGACCACGAAGCCAAGTACACCGCGATGGCGATACTCGCGCTCATAAGGGGCGAGAGGATAGCTAGTGGAAGGTACAACACCACCATAAACAGCGCCGCTTATTGGCTCATCTACAAGCAGAATCCAGACGGCTCCTGGCAGGACTATACCGACACTGCCCTCGCACTTATTGCCCTCAGGGAGTTCCTCAATAGCGGCTATCTCAACGAGAAGCTCCCAGGGTTTAGGAAGCAGGTTCAGGAGGCAATAGACAGGGCCCAGGGTTGGCTTATGGCCGCACAGCCGAAGAACGACGTCGAGAGAGTATTCGGCTATATGGCTCTAGGGAAAAAGGAAGATCTGAAGAAGATGGAAGTTGACGGTGAACTGGCAGCATACCGAGCATTTGCACTCGCCTATATGGGTGAGAGGATTGAGTTGACTGAGGACTTTCAGAGCACGGTAGCAATAGCAATGGCCCTCTACGCTACCGGTAGTGAAAAATACCGCGAGGAACTCCTCAAGAAAGAACACTTCGGCTTCTGGGGAGTTCTTCACTATCGTGTCCTCGACCTGTTGAGCGCTTCGAAGATAAGTGGTTTTGAGGACTTAAAGCCGATAGCCTGCCCTTATATTGACAAGATAACACCCAACGACGACTGGGAGAAGGTGATTCTCGCCGACTACTATATAGCCTGTGGCAAGAAGCCCGAACTCCCTACCAACTACTCGGCTCTGCTCCCATGGCAGATCGCTGAAGTAGCGAGAGTTAAGGCCCTGCTCAGCGAGGATTATGAAGATGCCGTCAGCTACCTCCTCAAGATATCTAAGGATGGCATCTGGAAGGACTTCTACAACACGGAATACGTCGTCTGGGTGCTCAAGAATCTTGGTGTGAACTATGACTATGCTAGGTCTCTAGAATATCTCCAGGAGAACCTCACTTGGATGCTCGAGACGAAAGATTCCAAAACAGGCAACCCGATTTACTACAACACGCCCACCTACTACTTCGCCTACGCGGCCATCGTCTTCAAGGAGTTTGGCCTCGAAAGGCCCCTTAACGAGAGCCTCAGCATCCTCGCAGAAAGACAGTATCCTAACGGCGGCTGGCCATACACTCAGGGTTCGGTGGTAGGGCTGACGTCCACGACCAGGGTTCTGTGGGCCCTTCAGGAGGCAGGGCTTACGGACACCCCAATGTACGAGAAGGGAGTTCAGTTCCTCAGGACCATACTCTACGTTGACATACCAGAGCCCGAGGAAAGCGGGAATGCAGTAAAGCTGGCCAATGCGACGTTCCTTCTCGTGAGAAATGGACTTTACATCGGTAACTCTACGAACAGCGCAGATGTTAGCAGCTTGGACGGCTACGTGGTCATTTATCCCTCTCAGAGTCCACTGATGATTAATGCCTATGAGGTAAATGGCTTCATCGCCAGCGAACCGGCACCAAGTAAAAGGATGGCATACATCTACATAATAGCAGGAGCAGTTCTAATAACACTTGCCGTTGTGGTGTCAAGGTCCTGGAAGAAACGAAATAAAAGGTGA
- a CDS encoding nucleotidyltransferase domain-containing protein yields the protein MKVEGLIECVRQKLGRVPGLHSLILFGSLVRGDFIPGTSDVDFFAVLEDGADPEGILSKIRPVLEECSSSLRSVEVDIAWEYYSNLRDPLNLGYPYKFLTIYHRDFRENHVVVLGEDVVESLPEYNFREILSARLDGILENLERFSGNRKMLHILAGETARLLAFIHGSDLKKDDVLKTLKDLGDGDAIRIYEAYLDGRKTYFDEEFLKEFVRFRVGKMRKGL from the coding sequence ATGAAGGTTGAAGGCCTCATAGAATGCGTGAGGCAAAAGCTCGGCCGGGTTCCCGGCCTCCACTCTTTAATTCTCTTTGGCTCGCTGGTTAGGGGCGACTTCATTCCCGGAACGAGCGACGTTGACTTCTTCGCGGTTCTTGAAGATGGCGCTGATCCAGAGGGGATTCTCTCAAAGATAAGGCCCGTTCTCGAAGAGTGCTCATCCTCTCTCAGGTCAGTTGAAGTTGATATTGCATGGGAATATTATTCCAACCTCCGTGACCCGCTGAACCTTGGTTATCCCTACAAGTTCCTGACGATATATCACCGGGACTTTCGCGAGAACCATGTAGTAGTTCTAGGCGAGGATGTTGTAGAGTCTCTCCCCGAGTATAACTTCAGGGAAATACTTTCTGCCCGGTTAGATGGAATTCTGGAGAACCTTGAGCGATTTTCTGGAAACAGGAAGATGCTCCACATCCTTGCTGGAGAAACGGCTCGGCTACTGGCATTTATCCATGGCTCTGACCTGAAGAAGGATGACGTCCTTAAAACGCTGAAAGATCTCGGCGATGGTGATGCGATTAGAATATACGAGGCATATCTTGATGGAAGAAAAACATACTTTGACGAAGAGTTTCTGAAAGAGTTCGTGAGATTCAGGGTAGGAAAAATGAGGAAAGGCCTTTAG
- the bpsA gene encoding N(4)-bis(aminopropyl)spermidine synthase gives MREIVERVKEKTSIPVYDRTIENVLSAVLASSDVWRIVDLSEEPLPLVVAVITALHELGYIAFEENGVRLTAKGKELVEKYGIGSRKDYTCSHCEGKTVELDAFSDLLEQFKEIVKDRPQPLHDFDQAYVTPETTVARIALMHTRGDLENKEVFVLGDDDLTSVALMLSGLPKRIAVLDIDERLVKFIEKVADEIGFSNIEMFTFDLREPLPDYALHKFDTFITDPPETVDAIRAFVGRGIATLKGPGCAGYFGITRRESSLDKWRDIQRVLLNEFNVVITDIIRNFNEYVNWGYEEETRAWKLLPIKVKPSYNWYKSYMFRIQTLEGSKGYEEKIENWDIYNDEEASTT, from the coding sequence ATGAGGGAGATAGTTGAGAGGGTTAAGGAGAAGACGAGCATCCCCGTTTATGATAGGACCATTGAGAACGTTCTGAGCGCGGTTCTCGCGAGCAGCGATGTCTGGCGCATAGTTGACCTCAGTGAGGAGCCTCTTCCGCTGGTCGTCGCGGTGATAACGGCCCTCCACGAGCTCGGCTACATCGCTTTCGAGGAGAACGGCGTGAGGCTCACCGCCAAGGGAAAGGAGCTGGTGGAGAAGTATGGAATCGGGTCGAGAAAGGACTACACCTGCTCCCACTGCGAGGGCAAGACCGTCGAGCTCGACGCCTTCAGCGATCTGCTCGAGCAGTTCAAGGAGATCGTCAAGGACAGGCCCCAGCCGCTCCATGACTTCGATCAGGCCTACGTTACGCCAGAGACCACCGTGGCAAGGATTGCCCTGATGCACACGAGGGGCGACCTTGAGAACAAGGAGGTCTTTGTCCTGGGTGATGACGACCTCACCAGCGTTGCCCTGATGCTCAGCGGCCTTCCGAAAAGGATAGCCGTCCTCGACATCGACGAGAGGCTTGTTAAGTTCATCGAGAAGGTCGCGGACGAGATAGGCTTCAGCAACATCGAGATGTTCACCTTTGACCTCAGGGAGCCGCTTCCCGACTATGCCCTCCACAAGTTCGACACCTTCATCACCGATCCTCCTGAGACTGTTGATGCCATAAGGGCCTTCGTCGGCAGGGGAATCGCCACCCTCAAGGGCCCTGGTTGCGCTGGCTACTTCGGCATAACCAGACGCGAGAGCTCTCTCGACAAGTGGCGCGATATACAGAGGGTTCTCCTCAACGAGTTCAACGTCGTCATAACGGACATCATCAGGAACTTCAACGAGTACGTCAACTGGGGCTACGAGGAGGAGACCAGGGCCTGGAAGCTCCTTCCGATTAAGGTCAAGCCGTCCTACAACTGGTACAAGAGCTACATGTTCAGGATTCAGACCCTGGAAGGCTCAAAGGGCTACGAGGAAAAAATAGAGAACTGGGACATCTACAACGACGAGGAAGCCTCGACCACATGA
- a CDS encoding ATPase: protein MLRIAGDDFIKRYRLEYNREALEHVRPYIGERAYSRLRALLEYRLTGKDFDRSPVGEKIVLAFSAGSDSTSTLKILRWAGFEVVPVTAKLPQMNEGVIEKAKSYGAVFVDIPGYIEAMTEQMNKGAPICGRCHSMVIKAVEDYAREIGAKIVASGDLLSSGLISIYKNGDLITLNFPAFLALDKAEIIELIGGKYDLKFGCPLLWETFRKAPSVKRFSIQRVLRELRARAITPKIAEALIFDILSR from the coding sequence ATGCTGAGGATTGCTGGAGATGACTTTATCAAGCGCTATCGTCTCGAATACAACCGCGAGGCCCTTGAGCATGTTAGGCCTTACATCGGCGAGAGGGCTTACTCCCGTCTCAGAGCCCTCCTGGAGTACCGCCTAACAGGTAAAGACTTCGACCGCTCACCCGTTGGTGAAAAAATAGTCCTGGCTTTCTCTGCCGGCTCTGACAGTACCTCAACCCTCAAAATCCTCCGCTGGGCTGGCTTCGAGGTTGTACCAGTTACGGCAAAGCTCCCCCAGATGAACGAAGGGGTTATCGAGAAGGCCAAAAGCTACGGCGCGGTTTTTGTTGATATTCCTGGTTATATTGAGGCGATGACTGAGCAGATGAACAAGGGTGCTCCGATCTGTGGCCGCTGCCATTCGATGGTCATAAAGGCCGTTGAGGACTACGCGAGAGAGATAGGTGCCAAAATCGTAGCCAGCGGTGACTTGCTGAGCTCTGGCCTTATTTCCATCTACAAGAACGGAGATCTGATAACGCTTAACTTCCCGGCCTTTCTGGCCCTTGATAAAGCTGAGATAATCGAGCTGATTGGCGGCAAGTACGATCTCAAGTTTGGCTGCCCTCTCCTATGGGAAACCTTCAGAAAAGCCCCAAGTGTGAAGCGCTTCTCGATTCAAAGGGTTCTCCGTGAGCTCAGAGCCAGGGCAATAACCCCAAAAATAGCAGAGGCATTGATATTCGATATCCTATCCCGTTGA
- a CDS encoding metal-sulfur cluster assembly factor, giving the protein MVTKEEVMEKVKAVVDEKYVKGLEIGEDGSVTITLSKDTPDIDNVLIRLNTELQKIEGIGTITINRERDKQVDDNAEVTREMILEKLKEVIDPEIGVDVVNLGLIYELNIRPDKTVYVKMTMTTPGCPLTMWILRAVEDKILEIPGVKDAEIELTFDPPWTPDRISDEYKKKLGLY; this is encoded by the coding sequence ATGGTAACCAAGGAAGAGGTAATGGAGAAGGTTAAAGCGGTAGTTGATGAGAAGTACGTTAAAGGGCTTGAAATCGGTGAGGATGGTTCTGTAACAATTACCCTCTCAAAAGACACTCCGGACATCGACAACGTTCTCATAAGGCTCAACACTGAGCTCCAGAAGATCGAAGGAATTGGCACAATCACGATAAACCGTGAGAGGGACAAGCAGGTCGATGACAACGCCGAAGTAACAAGAGAAATGATACTCGAGAAGCTCAAGGAAGTCATCGACCCAGAAATTGGCGTTGATGTTGTCAATTTGGGCCTTATATACGAGCTGAACATCAGGCCAGACAAGACAGTTTACGTCAAGATGACGATGACCACCCCTGGCTGCCCGCTGACGATGTGGATTCTCAGGGCTGTCGAGGATAAGATACTCGAGATTCCGGGCGTTAAAGACGCCGAAATCGAGCTCACCTTCGATCCACCGTGGACGCCGGACAGGATAAGCGATGAGTACAAAAAGAAACTCGGACTTTATTGA
- a CDS encoding ferredoxin, with product MAWKVMVDQDTCIGDAICASLCPDVFEMNDEGKAVPVVEVIEDENLYNCAVEAAEACPVSAIVIEEA from the coding sequence ATGGCGTGGAAGGTTATGGTTGACCAGGACACCTGTATTGGAGATGCCATCTGTGCTAGCCTCTGCCCGGACGTCTTCGAGATGAACGACGAGGGCAAGGCTGTTCCGGTTGTGGAGGTTATCGAGGACGAGAACCTCTACAACTGCGCAGTTGAGGCTGCTGAGGCCTGCCCGGTCAGCGCTATCGTCATTGAGGAGGCTTGA
- a CDS encoding nicotinate phosphoribosyltransferase, with product MRDFYIAHEEDIKAGRTTDVYFIRTKKILEKKGIHKKVFADVTTTGLPKGWKWGVLAGIEEVAKLLEGLPVNVYAMPEGTIFHPYEPVLQIEGYYEEFGIYETALLGMLSQASGIATAALRVKIAANFKPVYSFGIRHMHPAIAPMIDRSAFIGGCDGVSGVLGAEMIGEKPVGTMPHALILTVGDQVKAWKYFDEVVEPEVPRTALVDTICDEKVEALMAAEALGERLTAVRLDTPGSRRGNFRRIIEEVRWELDLRGYEHVKIFVSGGLNEESIREIVDIADAFGVGSSIASAKPIDFSLDIVEIEGKPFTKRGKLSGRKQIYRCENGHYHRVPADKKLERCPVCGAKVEPLLKPLIENGEIVAELPKATEIREYVLEQAERFGLGLD from the coding sequence ATGAGGGATTTCTATATCGCCCACGAGGAAGATATAAAAGCCGGAAGGACCACTGACGTTTACTTCATTAGGACAAAGAAAATCCTTGAGAAAAAGGGCATCCACAAGAAGGTTTTCGCCGACGTAACCACGACGGGACTTCCAAAGGGCTGGAAGTGGGGAGTTCTGGCTGGAATCGAAGAAGTTGCCAAGCTCCTCGAAGGTCTGCCGGTGAACGTCTACGCCATGCCAGAGGGGACGATATTCCACCCCTATGAGCCTGTTCTTCAGATTGAAGGATACTACGAGGAATTCGGCATCTACGAGACTGCCTTACTCGGAATGCTCAGTCAGGCGAGCGGTATAGCCACCGCGGCATTGAGGGTCAAGATCGCCGCGAACTTCAAGCCAGTCTATTCCTTTGGCATAAGGCACATGCATCCTGCCATAGCCCCAATGATTGACCGCTCGGCATTCATAGGCGGCTGCGACGGGGTGAGCGGCGTTCTCGGGGCAGAGATGATAGGTGAAAAGCCCGTTGGAACGATGCCTCACGCGCTGATTCTTACCGTAGGTGACCAGGTGAAGGCCTGGAAGTACTTCGACGAGGTCGTCGAGCCGGAGGTGCCAAGGACAGCGCTGGTTGACACCATCTGCGACGAGAAGGTTGAGGCTCTGATGGCAGCTGAAGCCTTAGGAGAACGCCTGACCGCGGTGAGGCTCGACACGCCCGGCTCGAGGAGGGGCAACTTCAGGAGGATAATCGAAGAGGTCCGCTGGGAGCTCGACCTAAGGGGTTACGAGCACGTTAAAATCTTCGTCAGTGGAGGCCTAAACGAGGAGAGCATAAGGGAGATAGTGGACATCGCAGATGCTTTTGGCGTTGGCTCGTCCATAGCCAGTGCGAAACCTATAGACTTCTCCCTTGACATAGTCGAGATCGAAGGAAAGCCTTTCACCAAGCGTGGCAAGCTCAGCGGAAGGAAGCAGATATACCGCTGTGAGAACGGCCATTACCACAGGGTTCCAGCAGATAAAAAGCTGGAAAGATGTCCAGTCTGTGGGGCGAAAGTCGAGCCGCTCTTAAAGCCGCTCATTGAAAACGGTGAAATAGTGGCAGAACTTCCAAAGGCGACGGAGATAAGGGAGTACGTGCTTGAGCAAGCGGAGAGGTTCGGGCTGGGACTCGACTGA
- a CDS encoding MBL fold metallo-hydrolase codes for MRVIPLASESLGVRSLATFVEASGIKILIDPGVALGPKRYGLPPAKAEMEVLQKMRRKLQGYARRSEVVVISHYHYDHHTPFFEGLYESSSESYAREIYEGKPLFIKHPRENINFSQRKRAWAFLKNTEPIAGKIEFADGKSFDLGGVELEFSPAVPHGSEGSRLGFVVMTLIDDGSKRVIHASDIQMLNRKSVEWIIEKVPDLLITGGPPTYLGKRAEGSWQAGIKNLNEIIRETGAEIILDHHIIRDKNYPRFFDELEEIPKTFAGYLKVEDRPLEAYRRELHKIEKGGEAEIPFKLS; via the coding sequence ATGCGCGTCATCCCACTCGCGTCGGAGAGCCTCGGCGTGAGGAGCTTAGCCACCTTCGTAGAGGCCTCTGGAATAAAAATCCTCATCGACCCCGGTGTCGCCCTCGGGCCGAAGCGCTACGGCCTTCCACCGGCTAAGGCCGAGATGGAGGTACTCCAGAAGATGAGACGGAAGCTTCAGGGCTACGCGCGGAGGAGTGAGGTTGTCGTTATTTCCCACTATCATTACGACCACCACACACCGTTCTTCGAAGGTCTGTACGAGAGTTCAAGCGAGAGCTACGCGAGGGAGATATACGAGGGAAAGCCCCTCTTCATAAAGCACCCCCGGGAAAACATAAACTTCAGCCAGAGGAAGCGCGCTTGGGCCTTCCTCAAAAACACCGAACCGATAGCGGGGAAGATTGAGTTCGCGGACGGCAAATCTTTTGACCTCGGCGGCGTTGAGTTGGAGTTCTCTCCAGCCGTTCCCCATGGAAGCGAAGGTTCCAGGCTCGGCTTCGTTGTGATGACGCTCATTGATGACGGCTCTAAGAGAGTAATCCACGCGAGCGATATTCAGATGCTCAACAGAAAATCTGTAGAGTGGATAATCGAGAAGGTTCCAGATTTGCTCATAACTGGGGGACCACCGACATACCTCGGTAAGCGCGCTGAGGGAAGCTGGCAGGCTGGCATTAAAAACCTCAACGAGATAATCCGCGAAACAGGAGCGGAGATAATACTCGACCACCATATCATCAGGGATAAGAACTATCCGAGGTTCTTCGACGAGCTCGAGGAGATACCAAAGACCTTCGCGGGCTACCTGAAGGTTGAAGATCGACCGTTGGAGGCTTACAGGCGGGAACTTCACAAAATCGAGAAAGGTGGGGAGGCAGAGATACCGTTCAAACTAAGTTGA
- a CDS encoding MraY family glycosyltransferase, which produces MIVVAPLIGLTLTLIMTPYIAERMRRAGIVGRDIHKLDQPEVPEMGGIALILALPVALSPFLTEKISLATTVFLLFGIIGVVDDLTNLRQLHKVILSLFVSIPVAVIGVSSHIDIFGFDLNLGVLYPIFAVLFVTGSANLVNMLAGFNGLEIGTSTIALLFLALITDGNAQLLALTGLGAALGFLRWNKYPAKVFPGDTGTLSMGALIGLIGIIGKVEVYTAILLIPHFLDFIIKATSVRFGVRRHGKTKVLPDGTLQAPPYPSFLGTIMRKIRVNEPKLVAIVWLVEATLGLLVLVLRQSL; this is translated from the coding sequence ATGATAGTCGTTGCTCCTCTTATAGGTTTAACTCTGACACTCATCATGACGCCATACATCGCGGAAAGGATGAGAAGAGCCGGCATTGTCGGGAGGGACATCCACAAGCTTGACCAGCCAGAAGTGCCGGAGATGGGGGGGATCGCTCTTATCCTGGCCCTGCCAGTTGCACTTTCGCCGTTTTTAACCGAGAAGATTTCCCTGGCGACAACGGTGTTTCTCCTTTTCGGAATTATCGGCGTTGTTGATGATCTAACCAATCTGAGGCAGCTTCACAAGGTCATTCTCTCACTTTTCGTATCAATCCCAGTTGCCGTCATAGGAGTTTCATCCCATATCGATATCTTCGGCTTTGACCTGAATCTCGGGGTACTCTATCCCATCTTTGCCGTGCTCTTTGTAACAGGTTCAGCCAACTTGGTGAATATGCTTGCTGGATTCAACGGACTCGAGATCGGCACCTCCACCATAGCACTTCTTTTCCTAGCACTGATAACAGACGGAAATGCTCAACTGCTTGCACTTACTGGTCTCGGCGCGGCTCTCGGCTTCCTGCGTTGGAACAAGTATCCAGCGAAAGTCTTTCCCGGCGACACGGGAACGCTCAGCATGGGGGCACTTATAGGATTAATAGGGATTATTGGAAAAGTCGAGGTTTATACTGCAATACTCCTGATTCCACACTTTTTGGACTTCATCATAAAGGCAACAAGTGTACGCTTTGGGGTGAGAAGACACGGAAAAACTAAAGTCCTCCCGGACGGGACGCTCCAAGCACCACCTTATCCGAGCTTTTTGGGGACGATAATGAGAAAAATAAGAGTGAACGAGCCGAAGCTTGTCGCGATAGTCTGGCTGGTAGAGGCTACTCTTGGTCTTCTCGTCTTAGTTCTTCGTCAATCACTTTGA